A genomic region of Rhodococcus pyridinivorans contains the following coding sequences:
- the purU gene encoding formyltetrahydrofolate deformylase — MTLASSADDRRYVLTLGCPDTTGIVARIATFLAEVGGSIVEAAYHADQDTGWFFTRQAVRASSIPFGLDELREKFASVAADIGPQTEWTLSDTGKRKRVVLLVSKEGHCLHDILGRVAAGELDAEICAVIGNHRDLEPVAQRHGITFHYVSFPKDPAERGPAFEQVRKLVDAHDPHAVVLARFMQVLPEELCEHWAGRAINIHHSFLPSFIGARPYHQAFTRGVKLIGATCHYVTAELDAGPIIEQDVIRVSHSDSVSDMVRQGRDVEKLVLSRGLRWHLEDRVLVHDSKTVVFR; from the coding sequence ATGACGCTCGCCTCATCCGCCGACGATCGACGTTACGTTCTGACCCTGGGCTGCCCGGACACCACCGGGATCGTCGCCCGCATCGCGACCTTCCTCGCGGAGGTCGGTGGTTCGATCGTCGAGGCGGCCTACCACGCCGATCAAGACACCGGTTGGTTCTTCACCCGGCAGGCCGTCCGGGCGTCGTCGATCCCGTTCGGACTCGACGAGCTGCGCGAGAAGTTCGCGAGCGTCGCCGCCGACATCGGCCCGCAGACCGAATGGACGCTCTCCGACACCGGCAAGCGCAAGCGCGTCGTGCTGCTCGTCAGCAAGGAAGGGCACTGCCTGCACGACATCCTCGGACGGGTCGCCGCAGGGGAACTCGACGCCGAGATCTGCGCGGTCATCGGCAACCATCGCGATCTCGAACCGGTCGCGCAGCGACACGGCATCACCTTCCACTACGTGTCGTTCCCGAAGGATCCCGCCGAGCGCGGACCGGCTTTCGAGCAGGTCCGCAAGCTCGTCGACGCCCACGACCCGCACGCGGTGGTCCTCGCCCGGTTCATGCAGGTGCTCCCGGAGGAACTGTGCGAGCACTGGGCCGGCCGCGCGATCAACATCCACCACAGTTTCCTGCCGTCGTTCATCGGCGCACGGCCCTACCACCAGGCCTTCACGCGCGGCGTGAAGCTCATCGGCGCGACCTGCCACTACGTCACCGCCGAACTCGACGCGGGCCCGATCATCGAGCAGGACGTCATCCGCGTCAGTCACAGCGACAGCGTCAGCGACATGGTCCGTCAGGGCCGCGACGTCGAGAAGCTGGTCCTCTCGCGCGGTCTGCGCTGGCACCTCGAGGATCGGGTGCTGGTGCACGACAGTAAGACCGTCGTCTTCCGGTAG